The Bacillota bacterium DNA window AGTAAGCATCTTCCACTTCATCCAAAAAATATCAACAGCTTTTTCCACATATCACCATCTGGAAGGAATTACCTTGATTTATGTAGAAGTATATGTGGTTTAAATTCTTAACTGAAAGGTGGAATTTCGGGTGAATATCAATATAGACTTGAGCTATTTTTTCAATGTACTGCTGGTTATTTTCGCATTTGTAATGCTGACTTCACTGATCAGATACCTTCCCGATTTGATCATGGACTTACGTTACAAGAGAGTCGGGTTAGATGAAACAGATAATATGAGCGGCCGCGAGTTTGAATATTGGCTAAAATCGCAGTTCAAGCGCATGAACTACAAGGTAACCCTTCACAGAGGTTATAAAGACAAAGGTGCGGATTTAATCGTTATCAACAGTCAAGGTCAAAAATTTGCGGTGCAGGCGAAAAAACTCAATTCTGGAAGTATAGGTGCGAAAGTTATAGGTGAAGCGCTTAGAGGTAAGCT harbors:
- a CDS encoding restriction endonuclease, producing the protein MNINIDLSYFFNVLLVIFAFVMLTSLIRYLPDLIMDLRYKRVGLDETDNMSGREFEYWLKSQFKRMNYKVTLHRGYKDKGADLIVINSQGQKFAVQAKKLNSGSIGAKVIGEALRGKLNYKCDRALVVTNQKFTEQALEEAEACGVILWDRKKLLEILEDLKARGK